A single region of the Leishmania panamensis strain MHOM/PA/94/PSC-1 chromosome 23 sequence genome encodes:
- a CDS encoding hypothetical protein (TriTrypDB/GeneDB-style sysID: LpmP.23.0510): MSWGSEKRHHSLGNRMADPLRSSSAAPLAPSYSYTLAATQPQLQHWSPARTTATSVASINPALVTVAQQKARYARLSYAPPTALRHSRLHLGSTVDRGGVLGGTQHVNECPRALTHPAAWSQPSTSTPAQHHTTPSAGSATRAAVNRDTILHPLPPPPPLHQLAPPPSEWCQALVVLQERQLLCWQQLTETQQLMTHHVEQLQEEVRRVHEVLTHRLGKHPRTNAVNTKAPDPDKRSRLDDNGRCEAAAFPKSAAAVRTASAATSQRSISVHAVRLLGESTTSTPALPQDAPTCRTVDRPRELTERLPSRQPADLREGNGGDGGAAHSQSTADAADSEADIFML, encoded by the coding sequence ATGTCGTGGGGGTCCGAAAAAAGACACCACAGTCTGGGGAATCGTATGGCCGACCCGCTGAGATCAAGCTCAGCGGCACCACTAGCGCCGTCGTATTCGTACACACTCGCcgcgacgcagccgcagttGCAGCATTGGTCCCCAgcacgcaccacagcaacTTCTGTGGCATCCATCAACCCAGCCTTagtgacggtggcgcagcagaaggcTCGGTATGCGCGCCTCTCTTACGCCCCGCCAACTGCTCTGCGCCATAGTCGCCTTCATCTAGGCTCCACAGTGGACCGCGGTGGCGTGCTTGGTGGGACACAGCACGTCAACGAGTGTCCTCGCGCCCTCACGCACCCGGCAGCATGGTCTCAGCCGTCGACATCTACTCCCGCACAACACCACACGACTCCAAGTGCAGGATCGGCGACTCGTGCGGCGGTGAATAGAGATACTATATTGCacccactgccaccgccgccgccactccaTCAACTGGCTCCGCCACCGTCTGAGTGGTGTCAGGCCCTTGTTGTACTTCAGGAGCGTCAGCTGCTCTGCTGGCAGCAACTCACAGAGACCCAGCAACTGATGACTCATCACGTTGAGCAACTACAGGAGGAAGTGCGGCGCGTGCATGAAGTCCTGACGCACAGACTTGGCAAGCATCCCAGGACGAATGCAGTCAACACGAAAGCGCCGGATCCAGACAAGCGCTCCCGCTTGGACGACAATGGCCGTTGCGAAGCTGCCGCATTCCCCAAgtctgcggcagctgtgcggactgccagcgctgcaacCTCGCAGCGGAGCATTTCAGTGCACGCGGTTCGTTTACTAGGAGAGAGCACCACCTCTACGCCTGCTCTCCCTCAGGACGCGCCAACCTGTCGGACTGTCGACCGGCCTCGAGAACTCACCGAACGGCTCCCTTCGAGGCAACCCGCAGATCTGAGAGAAGGCaacggtggtgatggcggtgctgcacactCACAAAgcaccgctgacgctgctgacaGCGAGGCAGACATCTTCATGCTCTAA
- a CDS encoding ribosomal RNA methyltransferase-like protein (TriTrypDB/GeneDB-style sysID: LpmP.23.0570) → MRATLACWQGTSRQWMQRQSQDPFVTKARQDGYVARSAYKLIHMDDRFHLFDRQHTRIVVDLGCSPGGWCQVIRERAGDRCFLLGVDLLPIKAKIPNAVIVQGDFTEAATEEKLVKHLAHHSATLGRTDTVTAAAASPASCFTGVDIVTSDMCPNRMGGSQDRQRIAQLNLQAINVCAPLLRTGGHFVCKVLGSRAAYEELWCLLSRLFLTVHTCKPPASRMHSDEAFLVALGKLAAPRPASFTTRSCASRAAMSKANRDNGGGSHFGLDDWPGFCRAGRSQRWS, encoded by the coding sequence ATGCGCGCCACACTGGCCTGCTGGCAGGGCACCAGCCGACAGTGgatgcagcggcagtcgCAAGACCCGTTTGTGACCAAGGCGCGCCAGGACGGCTACGTCGCACGCAGCGCCTACAAGCTGATCCACATGGACGACCGCTTTCACCTCTTTGATCGCCAGCATACACGCATCGTGGTGGACCTCGGCTGCAGCCCGGGTGGGTGGTGCCAGGTGATACGCGAGAGGGCCGGCGACCGCTGCTTCCTCCTTGGCGTCGATCTTCTGCCCATCAAGGCGAAGATCCCGAACGCTGTTATTGTGCAGGGTGACTTTACAGAGGCTGCCACAGAAGAGAAACTTGTGAAGCACCTTGCGCATCACAGTGCTACTCTCGGCAGAACCGATACagtgacagcggcggcagcgtcgcccGCCTCTTGCTTTACCGGAGTGGATATCGTCACGTCGGACATGTGCCCTAACCGAATGGGCGGCTCTCAAGATCGGCAGCGCATTGCGCAGTTGAATCTGCAAGCCATCAACGtctgcgcaccgctgctgcggactGGCGGACACTTTGTATGCAAAGTGCTCGGGAGCCGCGCTGCCTACGAGGAGCTGTGGTGCCTCCTGTCccgtctcttcctcactgTGCACACGTGTAAGCCGCCGGCGAGTCGCATGCACAGCGATGAGGCTTTCTTGGTGGCGCTTGGCAAGCTTGCGGCACCGCGTCCGGCATCATTCACCACTCGAAGCTGCGCCTCGAGAGCGGCCATGAGCAAAGCTAATAGAGACAATGGCGGTGGGAGTCATTTCGGCCTGGACGACTGGCCAGGGTTTTGCCGAGCAGGAAGGAGTCAgcggtggagctga
- a CDS encoding hypothetical protein (TriTrypDB/GeneDB-style sysID: LpmP.23.0530) translates to MSRSSLPRPPTDPDSTAGGMTGNVPAITFPIVLRYQDQDVRALIEARKSVYVAVEAMSWQPLPMTPSTDSFYALLELPPGNHNYRFLVNGMEVVDSTQPLAPGTASPNMPVPPQAPSLPVGLAVAQPLPKPVAARDGKPANTIFLNDVLLTTKEDDDIMDNGEGWGQEPIMFEESRKYPPIVPLHLRYTPLNTPPTLVRCSRDGRMAVMDTGGEHNSRVPPEHLPLPLSVTINHVYFQRREDHAVMGVTTRYCNKYTTVVYYSHLPANPIDSLESLKT, encoded by the coding sequence ATGAGCCGCAGCTCGCTGCCGCGTCCGCCGACGGATCCCGACAGCACCGCTGGAGGTATGACCGGCAACGTCCCCGCTATCACCTTCCCCATTGTTCTGCGCTACCAGGACCAGGATGTCCGTGCTCTGATCGAGGCGAGGAAGTCGGTGTACGTCGCCGTGGAGGCAATGAGttggcagccgctgcccaTGACGCCGAGCACAGACTCCTTCTATGCGCTACTGGAGCTCCCGCCTGGCAACCACAACTACCGCTTCCTTGTCAATGGaatggaggtggtggatAGCACGCAGCCGCTGGCGCCAGGGACGGCCTCGCCAAACATGCCTGTCCCCCCGCAGGCTCCGTCGCTGCCCGTCGGTTTAGCGGTGGCGCAACCGCTGCCTAAGCCAGTTGCAGCCCGTGACGGCAAGCCGGCCAACACCATCTTTCTGAACGACGTGTTGCTGACAACAAaagaagacgacgacatcATGGACAATGGGGAGGGCTGGGGCCAGGAGCCGATCATGTTCGAGGAGTCCCGCAAGTACCCACCGATCGTCCCACTGCACCTGCGGTACACACCTCTCAATACCCCACCTACGCTGGTCCGCTGCTCCCGCGACGGTCGCATGGCGGTCATGGACACTGGTGGAGAGCACAACTCCCGTGTGCCACCAGAGCACCTGCCCCTGCCACTTAGCGTCACGATCAACCACGTGTACTTCCAGCGCCGCGAGGACCACGCCGTCATGGGTGTAACAACGCGCTACTGTAACAAGTACACGACGGTTGTCTACTACTCGCACTTGCCAGCGAACCCGATCGACTCCTTGGAGTCACTGAAGACGTAA
- a CDS encoding hypothetical protein (TriTrypDB/GeneDB-style sysID: LpmP.23.0520), with product MNVTWQSSIDRTLRSTEATLEQLQHRRLSYDRAKRKVDDYLGTSPNVHSGQPALDMFDQDFSLPPPLPQHLRYRAACVAGPSPPASTLLDYSTPARRSRLLSSAADGADQRPTDLSSSPLQLVNAQVRGALLELELEKAKRADSVRELAYRTTAEFAEMRSLITQLQTENGALKKSVRALEGRLGCGGNSDGLHKSAANGTATTDDGAFSVTSLGALAPPTRAGTLPSVAINSRFGLGHDATMPASAAASLVARVEALESGFARQQQHIEDRQTRVTSALHELVKAEVGSEISQVRALAREAARDSAEDLLKLRLSALQSSTQADLQRALHAASASETVAQHVQQQCHESEQRLSSHMLKVQAQLSEWQRTHGGNASGSSTTVATSGTSQEEKERVAAVERRLDEQLCSMQSQLQQYRSGVETQIDRLAQQHNALSGVVEGKADAAELLAVREHLGEQQRGDSSGWMSRDQVTALLRAQLQPLYDEMHKAQAMAQESLDNTDAWRREAARRFATVEAGMKAQSAETQQDQQWQSCARDVQQVRTEMNSVQPRVAEAVRQAKTELVNVWDAKLQLLEERTQQIHRERQQQTDAQLRQLQQTLVEQQEALQRARMTGESVEERLRRTEAALAAVEMTLPRTAEDVRVKYEALQAVMQQTCVLPVTRVKQDIDAAQRKLQAVEEDRAMLNNSWKQQLAEAQHYHEERVQHTREVFEQRFAHHKELYEELRTQQTLQRRATEEQHQQLMDRVRHLQQQQHRFSSVVAPMTVREQSAEVASTHALATAASISIAGTTASGEYQRSLQLLDSRLQDLDSRLDTVEEASASVPLTIADATSSVAKRLEGLQDRVQAQVEDWQRRHNELERDTERQLSALSRRCSETLAFIDAQSARTTCAMDEALSPLKLVTCLLTDKSCLQHLALRLRDYLALTLEETPALADVRVHLATLAKTLEAVQASMQQAQHEIAGLSERSRADQAPGAVPPSSSEMESATAAEAATARQEMLDLIHNLQVTLEEQRERQDHLEESLRHLTVQQLATVTKELAEVKQVAESVSLEIAKHSDHCNALQSAQRQQLPTLQKYVQDIVQVVESNQSSQLDPIQLRLRAVEDRQKHLQTRLEEANATQEADVVQRVQELHKRMDQQSEKVHKALEGQLASLRDEVIATRTDADSLAKRVAATEQAREHVMGMLATLQAAAPPAKAAEALMTPDAVAEEPLDIREIDERLTQLEKQAHDSVSVTAEMLGAFRDQLQNVVGRFAAAAAQLTGHTERSGARAAVAATEGASSLQPPIHSLEDVFLFLLERLLQLQQALQQLQSSTVDTLEILERHEESVASLPMLQHTVDLMADTLMPLAERLGVERGAVCTISPQQQQHHHHHNHTSLFPPSRSSSDSENSEWVSEGLPGHV from the coding sequence atgAACGTGACATGGCAATCCTCTATCGACCGGACGCTGCGCTCCACAGAGGCGACgcttgagcagctgcagcaccgccgtctcaGCTACGATCGCGCGAAGCGAAAGGTCGACGACTACCTTGGTACATCCCCGAACGTCCACAGCGGTCAACCTGCCCTCGACATGTTCGACCAGGATTTCAGTCTACCACCACCCTTGCCACAGCACCTCCGCTACCGTGCCGCGTGCGTGGCAGGGCCGTCTCCGCCGGCGTCGACCTTGCTTGATTACTCGACCCCGGCGCGGCGGTCGCGCCTACTATCGTCGGCAGCTGATGGTGCGGATCAACGGCCGACTGATTTGTCGtcctcaccgctgcagctcgtcaaTGCACAGGTGCGCGGCGCGCTGTTGGAACTGGAGCTTGAGAAAGCGAAGCGGGCCGACAGCGTCCGCGAACTGGCTtaccgcaccaccgccgagtTTGCTGAAATGCGTAGTCTcatcacgcagctgcagacaGAGAACGGGGCGCTGAAGAAGTCCGTACGCGCGCTGGAAGGCCGCCTCGGGTGTGGGGGCAACTCGGACGGCCTGCATAAGAGCGCAGCAAACGGCACAGCTACGACCGACGATGGCGCGTTCTCCGTTACCTCCTTGGGAGCGCTGGCCCCGCCAACGCGCGCGGGAACGTTGCCCTCTGTGGCTATCAACAGTCGATTTGGCCTTGGGCATGACGCTACGATGCCTGCCAGTGCAGCGGCGTCTCTCGTGGCCCGCGTGGAAGCGCTCGAGAGCGGCTttgctcggcagcagcagcacatagAGGACCGGCAGACACGCGTGACAAGCGCTCTGCACGAACTGGtcaaggcggaggtgggcTCCGAGATATCGCAGGTGCGGGCGCTGGCGCGGGAGGCGGCCCGCGATAGCGCAGAAGACTTGCTGAAGTTGCGGCTTTCTGCCTTGCAGTCGAGCACTCAGGCAGACCTTCAGAGGGCGCTGCACGCCGCATCGGCGAGCGAAACTGTGGCCCAGCAcgtacagcagcagtgccacgaGTCAGAGCAACGGCTATCTTCGCACATGCTCAAGGTGCAGGCACAGCTGTCAGAGTggcaacgcacacacggcgGCAATGCatcgggcagcagcaccaccgtcgccacgTCGGGGACGAGccaggaggagaaggagcgtgTAGCCGCGGTGGAACGCCGCCTTGAcgagcagctgtgcagcaTGCAAAGTCAACTGCAACAGTACCGTTCCGGTGTCGAGACACAAATCGACCGCCTGGCACAGCAACACAATGCGCTCTCCGGCGTGGTGGAAGGGAAGGCTGATGCCGCTGAGTTACTGGCAGTGCGCGAACATCTaggggagcagcagagaggtgaCAGCAGTGGATGGATGTCACGTGACCAGGTGACCGCCCTGCTTcgggcgcagctgcagcccctTTATGACGAGATGCACAAGGCACAGGCCATGGCGCAAGAGAGCCTTGACAATACCGATGCTTGGAGGCGGGAAGCTGCGAGGCGCTTTGCCACAGTCGAGGCGGGCATGAAAGCGCAGTCCGCGGAAACGCAGCAAGATCAGCAatggcagagctgcgcacgTGATGTACAGCAGGTGCGGACAGAGATGAACAGCGTCCAGCCCCGCGTCGCCGAGGCAGTACGGCAAGCCAAGACGGAGTTGGTGAACGTCTGGGATGCCAAACTGCAACTACTGGAGGAGCGTACACAGCAGATCCACCgagagcgccagcagcaaaccgacgcgcagctgcggcagctgcagcagacacTGGTAGAACAGCaggaagcgctgcagcgagctCGCATGACAGGGGAGTCCGTGGAAGAGCGCCTACGGCggacggaggcggcgcttgCTGCGGTTGAGATGACCTTGCCACGCACGGCGGAAGATGTTCGGGTCAAgtacgaggcgctgcaggcagTCATGCAGCAGACGTGCGTACTTCCGGTGACTCGGGTGAAACAGGACATcgacgcagcacagcgcaaactgcaggcggtggaggaagaCCGGGCAATGCTGAACAACAGctggaagcagcagctggcggaggcaCAGCACTACCACGAGGAACGCGTCCAACACACTCGAGAGGTGTTCGAGCAGCGATTCGCTCACCACAAGGAGCTCTACGAGGAACTCCGGACGCAGCAAAccttgcagcggcgcgccacggaggagcagcatcagcaactCATGGACCGCGTCCGCCACCttcaacaacaacagcataGGTTCTCGAGCGTGGTGGCGCCGATGACCGTGCGCGAGCAGTCTGCAGAGGTGGCAAGCACTCATGCactggcgacagcagcatcgATTTCTATAGCCGGTACGACAGCTTCGGGGGAGTACCAGCGCAGCCTGCAACTGCTAGACAGCAGGCTTCAGGATCTCGATAGCCGCCTCGACACAGTGGAGGAAGCAAGCGCTAGTGTACCGCTCACCATCGCAGACGCGACAAGCTCGGTGGCGAAACGTCTGGAGGGGCTTCAAGATCGCGTTCAAGCTCAGGTAGAGGactggcagaggcggcacaATGAACTAGAGCGCGATACAGAACGGCAGCTGAGTGCGCTGTCAAGGAGGTGTTCGGAAACATTAGCGTTCATCGACGCTCAGTCGGCGCGCACGACGTGTGCAATGGACGAGGCACTTTCCCCACTGAAACTCGTCACTTGTCTTTTGACTGACAAGTCGTGTCTTCAGCACTTGGCGCTTCGCCTGCGAGACTACCTGGCGCTGACACTCGAAGAAACGCCTGCTTTGGCTGACGTGCGGGTGCACTTAGCGACACTCGCAAAGACGCTGGAAGCGGTGCAGGCATCCATGCAACAGGCGCAGCACGAGATTGCCGGACTCAGTGAAAGGAGCCGTGCGGATCAAGCGCCTGGCGCCGTTCCCCCCTCAAGCTCAGAGATGGAAtctgccacagctgcagaggcagcgacTGCAAGACAGGAGATGCTCGATCTCATCCATAACTTACAGGTaacgctggaggagcaacGCGAGCGTCAGGATCACCTCGAAGAAAGCCTGCGTCACCTCACGGTACAGCAACTCGCCACTGTTACCAAGGAGCTCGCCGAGGTCAAGCAGGTAGCAGAGAGCGTCTCGCTGGAGATTGCCAAGCATTCCGACCACTGCAACGCACTTCAGTccgcgcagcggcagcagctgccgacgCTGCAGAAGTACGTGCAGGATATCGTCCAGGTGGTCGAGTCGAACCAGTCGTCACAGCTGGACCCGAtccagctgcggctgcgcgccgTCGAGGATCGCCAGAAGCATCTGCAGACGCGGCTGGAGGAAGCCAATGCTACCCAGGAAGCGGATGTCGTGCAGAGGGTACAAGAGCTGCACAAGAGGATGGACCAGCAGTCGGAGAAGGTGCACAAAGCTCTTGAGGGGCAACTCGCAAGTTTGCGCGACGAGGTGATAGCCACACGGACAGACGCCGACTCTCTGGCAAAGCGCGTGGCGGCCACAGAGCAGGCGAGGGAACACGTGATGGGCATGCTAGCGACTCTGCAAGCCGCGGCGCCACCCGCCAAAGCGGCAGAAGCACTCATGACACCCGATGCTGTGGCAGAGGAGCCTTTGGATATCAGAGAAATCGATGAACGGCTCACTCAACTAGAAAAGCAGGCACACGACTCGGTGTCTGTGACAGCCGAGATGTTGGGAGCATTTCGTGATCAACTTCAGAATGTTGTGGGTCGCTttgcggcggccgccgcgcagcttACCGGGCACACAGAGCGCAGTGGCGCaagagcggcggtggctgccacAGAGGGCGCATCCTCCCTACAGCCACCCATTCACAGTCTTGAGGATGTCTTCTTATTTCTTCTTGAGCGACTCCTCCAGCTTCAGCAGGCACTGCAACAACTGCAGTCGAGCACAGTGGATACGCTGGAGATCCTCGAACGGCACGAAGAGAGTGTCGCGTCACTACCAATGCTCCAGCACACGGTAGATTTGATGGCTGACACCCTCATGCCACTCGCCGAGCGGCTCGgcgtggagagaggtgcCGTCTGCACTATttcacctcagcagcagcagcaccaccatcaccataACCACACCTCGCTATTCCCGCcctcacgcagcagcagtgactcTGAGAACAGTGAGTGGGTCAGTGAGGGACTGCCTGGACACGTTTAG
- a CDS encoding hypothetical protein (TriTrypDB/GeneDB-style sysID: LpmP.23.0540) codes for MVGRSLRTPPAAVSGAKGDEILQHTTAKFVYAAGAIVAELALLKLVYHEPYRNQRKNRANRFFATAAGFILSVLLTALPNDLIDTSLVGIFYFQLSSQVYTPAIVCGQLLRVYLAALVPALPPLSAAYTAFLAYWADGFAGGFSATQVREAWAEVILTLVVICAFVFSMSARRGASVAPSLLPLEPESDGDDYYVE; via the coding sequence ATGGTTGGTCGTTCTCTGCGCACGCCGCCTGCGGCAGTCAGCGGCGCAAAGGGCGATGAGATACTGCAGCACACGACGGCGAAGTTCGTCTACGCCGCGGGTGCCATCGTCGCCGagctcgcgctgctgaagctAGTCTACCATGAGCCCTATCGTAACCAGCGCAAAAACCGCGCCAACCGCTTCttcgccacagcagccggcTTCAtcctctctgtgcttctcACCGCTCTCCCGAATGATTTAATCGACACGAGTCTCGTGGGTATCTTCTACTTTCAGCTGTCGAGTCAGGTGTACACACCGGCAATAGTGTGCGGGCAACTGCTGCGCGTCTATCTGGCAGCCCTCgtgccggcgctgccacctctgTCGGCTGCCTACACAGCCTTCCTGGCCTACTGGGCTGACGGCTTCGCAGGTGGTTTCTCCGCCACACAGGTTCGTGAAGCATGGGCAGAGGTAATCTTAACCCTAGTAGTAATCTGTGCCTTTGTGTTCTCCATGTCAgcccgccgcggcgccagTGTTGCGCCGTCGTTGTTGCCACTGGAGCCGGAGAGTGATGGCGACGACTACTACGTTGAATAG
- a CDS encoding hypothetical protein (TriTrypDB/GeneDB-style sysID: LpmP.23.0560), whose product MPSYESRHMLRVLDSPEVLAKSFISYCKRHNVTTRGRCRIGFVHRSPPHNTHTRPDNYLLRGLIANRDISKDENVVIMPVTACLHPGTAFRCEPFWRLLAPEVQSVLGNLACAYNSRIVDRSLIRHNQLLLALYMTYLVLQRNCNPPQLSAVPGGDAIDYINFMPRNEGNFEQLAAHLAGWLDAPEICRSAQASLASHFQLTQAEVRPVIIYALCMIYSRMVPMDHRACLQYALQSTPLARAWDNIEATAAPAALPPPSSAGGAGVGSSDVNPSLVRDPISFLCPVIDMCNHSDNENVAVMVPDNHAASVAGPAICLRTLCPVAKGEELTMKYGAAPHELKLIWGMQDILQ is encoded by the coding sequence ATGCCCTCCTACGAGAGTCGGCACATGCTGCGAGTGCTCGACTCACCAGAGGTACTGGCCAAGTCGTTCATCAGCTACTGCAAACGCCATAACGTGACGACTCGAGGACGGTGCCGTATAGGCTTCGTGCATCGTTCCCCTccgcacaacacacacacccgccctGACAACTACCTCCTGCGCGGCCTCATAGCGAACAGGGACATCTCCAAGGATGAAAACGTGGTCATAATGCCCGTCACGGCATGCCTGCATCCCGGCACCGCCTTCCGTTGCGAGCCTTTCTGGAGGCTGCTGGCACCGGAGGTGCAATCGGTACTGGGCAACTTGGCGTGTGCATACAACAGCCGCATCGTCGACCGCTCACTCATCCGACACAATCAGCTTCTCCTCGCGCTCTACATGACGTACCtagtgctgcagcggaaCTGCAACCCGCCGCAGCTCTCGGCAGTGCCAGGCGGCGACGCCATCGACTACATCAACTTCATGCCGCGAAATGAGGGAAATTTTGAGCAATTAGCCGCGCACCTCGCAGGGTGGCTGGATGCACCGGAgatctgccgcagcgcccaGGCCTCGCTCGCCTCACATTTTCAGCTGACTCAGGCCGAGGTGCGCCCTGTGATCATCTACGCCCTGTGCATGATCTACAGTCGCATGGTCCCCATGGACCACCGCGCGTGCCTGCAGTACGCCCTCCAGTCGACGCCATTGGCCCGCGCTTGGGACAATATCGAGGCCACGGCCGCCCCTGCCGCACTCCCACCCCCATCCTCTGCAGGGGGCGCTggtgtcggcagcagcgatgtgaACCCCTCGCTTGTGCGAGACCCCATCTCTTTCCTGTGCCCTGTCATTGACATGTGCAACCATAGTGACAACGAAAACGTCGCTGTCATGGTGCCAGATAACCACGCAGCGTCGGTGGCAGGACCCGCTATTTGCCTGCGAACCCTCTGCCCTGTCgcgaagggagaggagcTCACCATGAAGTACGGTGCTGCCCCTCATGAGCTTAAGCTCATATGGGGTATGCAGGACATTCTCCAGTAG
- a CDS encoding trypanothione synthetase, putative (TriTrypDB/GeneDB-style sysID: LpmP.23.0500), with translation MSTSLVTVSSGRRGGRVTLHNICGYTHQGVPAYSNGTTNTWTNTKHYCEGIFMGYQWQCVEFARRWLWTTHRLLLPERNCAYCFSSCTYVYRLKEDPSPALQQPRVEAPTAASEASAGSPSPSTEVKTSTGVMHLGPRENKNAWEKVPAKFVRQGSRVPPAAESLIVYPMSFGSPWGHIGVITAVDLNQNLVCVADQNRYFHDWNGKPYSATFQLECNKGRFYIRDHESECTGWLTFPTVVEGHQLGRVTASR, from the coding sequence ATGAGCACGTCTCTCGTCACAGTCTCCAGCGGGCGCCGGGGTGGTCGCGTTACCCTGCACAACATCTGCGGGTACACCCACCAGGGCGTTCCCGCATACAGCAATGGCACCACGAACACATGGACGAACACGAAGCACTACTGTGAAGGTATCTTCATGGGGTATCAGTGGCAGTGTGTCGAGTTCGCCAGGCGGTGGCTCTGGACAACGCACCGACTGTTGCTGCCGGAGCGTAACTGCGCCTACTGCTTTTCCAGCTGCACGTACGTGTACCGACTCAAGGAGGACCCATCACCGGCCTTGCAGCAGCCGCGTGTAGAAGCACCGACGGCTGCGTCAGAGGCCAGCGCTGGCTCGCCATCGCCCTCCACGGAAGTGAAGACTTCGACAGGGGTGATGCACTTGGGACCGCGAGAAAATAAAAACGCGTGGGAGAAGGTGCCCGCCAAGTTCGTGAGGCAAGGCTCACGGGTGCCCCCAGCGGCGGAGAGCTTAATTGTCTACCCGATGAGCTTTGGCAGTCCGTGGGGGCATATCGGCGTCATCACCGCTGTTGACCTGAATCAAAACCTCGTCTGCGTAGCGGATCAAAATCGCTACTTCCACGACTGGAACGGCAAGCCATACAGCGCCACCTTTCAGCTGGAGTGCAACAAGGGGCGATTCTACATACGCGACCACGAGAGCGAGTGCACGGGGTGGCTCACATTTCCAACCGTGGTGGAGGGGCACCAGCTGGGGCGGGTAACTGCGAGCCGCTGA
- a CDS encoding hypothetical protein (TriTrypDB/GeneDB-style sysID: LpmP.23.0550) — protein sequence MPMNKPAFTTNEVRVKRLQENYDEGLLRERMPTAEREQRDMQCLCVSRDKLMFLFQNAMEDYSRSVKNQKVKEYNEMCMRSTSLPSKDCGLRFRLPFL from the coding sequence ATGCCCATGAACAAGCCCGCCTTCACAACGAATGAAGTCCGTGTGAAACGGCTTCAGGAGAACTACGACGaggggctgctgcgcgagcgtaTGCCGACGGCCGAACGCGAGCAGCGCGACATGCAGTGTCTATGTGTGTCCCGCGATAAGCTGATGTTTCTCTTCCAGAACGCTATGGAGGACTACAGCAGGAGTGTGAAGAACCAGAAGGTGAAGGAGTACAACGAGATGTGCATGAGAAGCACCTCGCTGCCGTCCAAGGACTGTGGCCTCAGGTTTCGCCTCCCCTTCCTGTAA